Proteins encoded together in one Cicer arietinum cultivar CDC Frontier isolate Library 1 chromosome 4, Cicar.CDCFrontier_v2.0, whole genome shotgun sequence window:
- the LOC140920078 gene encoding uncharacterized mitochondrial protein AtMg00860-like codes for MSFGVTNALVVFMDYMNRIFTPYLDKFVVVFIDGILFYSKIPRKHVEHLKTVLQILRDKRLFAKPSKCEFWLLEVKFLGHVIFKGRVALSPSKVEATLEWEQPKNVNVVKSFFGLVGYYCRFVRKLSQIALPLTRLTCKNRPFVWDYEFEKSFQTLKTRLTTTPVLAIPNPTFGFNVFCDASLNGLAFMLRWVEFLKDYEFELRYHSGKANVVEDSLSRK; via the exons ATGTCTTTTGGTGTGACAAATGCTCTAGTTGTGTTCATGGATTATATGAATAGGATCTTCACACCCTATCTTGATAAATTTGTGGTAGTATTTATTGATGGCATcctattttattcaaaaattccAAGAAAACATGTAGAACACCTCAAAACTGTATTGCAAATACTAAGAGACAAGAGGTTGTTTGCTAAGCCTAGTAAGTGTGAGTTCTGGTTGTTAGAGGTTAAATTTTTAGGCCATGTAATTTTCAAAGGAAGAGTGGCATTGAGTCCCTCCAAAGTAGAGGCAACATTAGAATGGGAACAACCTAAGAATGTAAATGTGGTTAAAAGTTTCTTCGGCTTGGTAGGGTATTATTGTAGATTCGTTAGGAAATTATCTCAAATAGCCTTACCTCTAACAAGGTTGACATGTAAGAATCGCCCTTTTGTGTGGGACTATGAGTTTGAGAAGAGTTTTCAAACACTTAAGACCAGACTAACCACAACCCCTGTATTAGCCATTCCAAACCCAACCTTCGGATTTAATGTTTTTTGTGATGCATCTTTGAACGGTCTAGCTTTTATGTTGAg GTGGGTAGAATTCTTGAAAGATTATGAATTTGAATTAAGATACCATTCAGGAAAGGCTAATGTGGTGGAAGATTCTCTAAGTAGGAAGTAA